The following are encoded together in the Synergistaceae bacterium genome:
- the metK gene encoding methionine adenosyltransferase, with translation MSKERYLISSESVTEGHPDKLADQISDAILDAILTEDPNGRVACETLVSTGLVVVAGEISTNCYVDIPKITRSTVKEVGYTRAKYGFDGDTCAVITAIDEQSVDIKRGVDKALEARYLSNDEIDKIGAGDQGLMVGYACDETEELMPLPISLAHRLARRLAEVRKNKTIPYLRPDGKSQVTVEYIDGRPVSVDTVVISAQHHPAVDQAQISSDIEEYVIRPIIPEHLIVSKPRILVNPTGRFVMGGPQADSGLTGRKIIVDTYGGAVPHGGGAFSGKDPTKVDRSGAYMARYAAKNVVAAGLASSCQIQVAYAIGVAKPVSIMVRTFGSGKISDDNIKELLIEYFDFRPAAIIRDLDLRKPQYKRIAAYGHMGRVDVDPMPAWERTDKAEILKKAAKS, from the coding sequence ATGAGCAAAGAAAGGTATCTTATCTCGTCTGAGTCAGTGACGGAAGGACACCCGGACAAACTCGCAGATCAAATATCCGATGCGATCCTTGACGCCATTTTGACGGAAGATCCAAACGGAAGAGTTGCATGCGAGACACTTGTGAGCACGGGGCTTGTTGTAGTGGCCGGAGAAATAAGCACGAACTGCTACGTGGATATTCCGAAAATTACGCGAAGCACAGTAAAAGAAGTGGGATACACCAGAGCCAAGTATGGCTTCGATGGTGACACCTGCGCCGTTATTACCGCGATCGACGAACAGTCCGTCGATATAAAACGCGGAGTTGACAAGGCACTGGAAGCACGTTACCTCTCGAATGACGAGATAGATAAAATTGGTGCCGGAGATCAGGGGCTCATGGTGGGCTATGCATGCGATGAGACGGAAGAGCTTATGCCTCTGCCGATCTCGCTTGCACACAGGCTTGCACGCAGGCTTGCAGAGGTCCGTAAGAACAAGACGATCCCATATCTGCGTCCCGACGGGAAGAGCCAGGTTACAGTGGAGTACATCGACGGCAGACCTGTAAGTGTGGACACGGTAGTTATAAGTGCACAGCACCATCCTGCGGTTGATCAGGCACAGATATCCTCGGATATTGAAGAGTATGTGATCAGGCCGATAATTCCCGAGCATCTTATAGTTAGTAAGCCGCGTATCCTGGTGAACCCCACAGGTCGGTTTGTTATGGGCGGCCCACAGGCGGATAGCGGGCTTACCGGCCGTAAAATTATAGTTGATACTTATGGAGGAGCTGTTCCCCATGGCGGGGGGGCATTTTCAGGCAAGGATCCGACTAAGGTCGACCGCTCCGGAGCATATATGGCGCGTTATGCCGCGAAGAACGTAGTGGCAGCAGGACTGGCATCCTCATGCCAGATACAGGTCGCCTATGCTATAGGTGTGGCAAAACCTGTCTCTATCATGGTCAGGACATTCGGAAGCGGCAAAATATCAGATGATAATATAAAGGAACTGCTTATAGAGTACTTCGATTTCCGCCCTGCGGCTATAATCAGGGACTTGGACCTCCGCAAGCCTCAATACAAACGCATTGCTGCTTATGGACACATGGGGCGTGTCGACGTTGATCCGATGCCGGCCTGGGAGCGCACTGACAAAGCGGAAATTCTAAAAAAAGCGGCAAAATCCTAA